Proteins co-encoded in one Pseudarthrobacter chlorophenolicus A6 genomic window:
- the rpmH gene encoding 50S ribosomal protein L34: MSKRTFQPNNRRRAKKHGFRLRMRTRAGRAILAARRGKGRTELSA; this comes from the coding sequence GTGAGCAAGCGGACTTTTCAGCCGAATAACCGCCGTCGAGCCAAGAAGCACGGCTTCCGCCTTCGTATGCGTACCCGTGCCGGCCGCGCCATCCTGGCTGCCCGCCGTGGCAAGGGCCGCACCGAGCTGTCGGCTTAA